The genomic stretch gtgccgGACAAAACACCACAGTCAAGGTCATTTAAAAAATTCCAGCCCCCAGAAAGAAGACCGCtccagaggaagatgaagctGAGGAAGCAGGTGACAGTGTGTGGAGGGGCCATATTCTGTGTGGCTGTATTCTCACTGTATCTGATGTTGGATCGAGTCCAACATGACCCTGCAAGGCGACAGAATGGCGGGAACTTTCCACGGGTAAGAATCAttgctgtggtggtggtgcatACGGTGTGACGTGTGACCCCTCTCTGCAGTTATTTTTGTTGCTCatctttttgcatgttttgtcgGGATGCATCAGAAGTTTAAtgaaagcacaaatgaacatagAGATTTGCCCAATTGCTGATAACATTAGTTAGATTTCTTACATGCTGTAACACAATGCTTCATatgtattctttatttttgaatATTGAAGTGTAAATAGACCCGTCCATCACGTAGCTAttgttgtgttgatgtttttaaggCCGATTGATCTCATACCACTATTTGTTACCTTGGCTGAATCAGAAGATTTTTCATCACAGGTCATCTAATTTCTCAGTCTTCAAACTAAAGTCTGTTCGCAgtaacagagaagaagaatgtggGCTTGGTTAACAGATGTTTTGTGATGCTGTACAGCTGTGTGATTTATTATTTCTGTGTGCGTTTTAGAGCCAAATCTCAGTTCTGCAGAACCGGATagagcagctggagcagcttcTGGAAGAAAACCACCAAATCATCAGCCACATAAAGGACTCTGTGATGGAGCTCACAGACACAGGAGCTGTGTCTCCCAGCGGCCACCTGCCATTCAGAAGTGCCAATGGTTCCTGGGTCCTGCCCTTTGACGGCCGCCCCACTTTCCTCACCGTCAAGCCCCAGGATTGCCAGTTTGCTGCAGGCAGCCGTGGTCAAGCAGATGTTCAGGTGAGCTTACTGTACTGCTGGTCGTTGTTCTCTTAGATTAAATGCTAAGTAGCTAATTGATTTTTGTGTCTGGTGAGCAAATGACGAGTTGATGTTTCATCTTAGATGCTGGACGTATACTCCCTCCTCAAGTTTGACAACCCTGATGGCGGCGTGTGGAAACAGGGCTTCGACATTACTTTTGACCCAGACGAGTGGGACAATGAACCACTGCAAGTGTTTGTGGTCCCCCACTCCCACAATGATCCAGGTGAATTGAGTGGGCATAACACACACGCAGCAAAGCTTTGTTAAAAGTTGTACATTTCTCTGTGCGAGTTTAAAAGTCCGTCCGATCAAACTGCAAATTGAGACTCAGCTGAAAGCAGcttaaaaatgacatgttgtCTGCAGACGAGCAGCCGTGAGGCCTTACCTGAGCAGGAGCTCGTGATGGGGACACGGAAATCATTCAAAATTTGACTCATTTGTCCTGCTTATTATTAGCATAATGCTGACATGATTGACGGCTTAGCCACAAACAATGGAATTACAAAGATATTGGCAACGGAAAGTTGAGCTATTTATAGGTCGGATTGACTGAGATTTTATTCTGGACTGACATTTCCATTAAACTTGTTTACCAGCCTGCCGCATGCTTGCTAACTTGACAGTTATTGATATGTGGACAGGCTGCAGAGACCTGCAAATTTTGTCCATCAACAATAGGAAAGAGGCTTCATTTGGAGCTGCATTTGATTAAACTCTGCTGCAAAGTTTTCTTCAGCAATCATTTATGCAGCAGTCAGTGTCAGGGGCTTCTAGATGGTAGGAGGGCTTTGCAGCCAGAAGTCATATTGTCAGCTCACACTGAAGACGCATGAAAGCAGGTTCACTGGTAATCGGCTCATTTCCTTAAATGCAAAGAAGGGATTTTAAAGGTTTCGGTGAACTACAGGTAAGCAGGTCAAACAGTGAGTAACACAGCCTGAAAGAGACTCCAGTAAATAGTCCTGTCCCCCACAACTGTCTGTGAGCTGTACTTCACTCTGCTATCGCCACTTCAGTGTCATCGCTTCTGACTGAACTGCAGGATTATGTGGAACTTTGATCTCGATGAAACATATTAGTCTACAATATGTGAGCTAAATATTTGACAGGACATTTCTGGGCTGTGCTATTCTACACTGTTGCACACTGCAAAGTGCATAGAAGATGCTTTTTAGTCACTTTCTTTGAAACCACTCTGCTAAATAGCTTTCTGAGGGGAACAGCTCTGCTTGAATAAAAtatgagttttattttttgatcCGTTGCAGCACTTCTTCCACAGAGTTGAGTCTCTTACCTGGCCGGGCTTCTTGGCTTTGTGTCAGGCGGCTGGATAAATGGGAGGGGGGGAGGCTGTACAGAGGTGTATTGTTTCAGAGACAGTCCAATTTGTAGTGGACAGTCTGTTTGCCAACTGTTTTACAGATTGCACATATTTAACTCCTTGTCTTGTTAGGTTGGATCAAGACTTTTGACAAGTACTTCACAGACCAGACgcagcacattttaaacaacATGGTGGTGAAGCTGGCCGAGGATCCTCGCAGGAAGTTCATCTGGTCTGAGATTTCATTCTTCTCCAAATGGTGGGAGACTGCAGACATACACAAGCAGGATGCTATGCGCAAGTGAGTCACGGCTTAGTTGAATTTCCCCACATAAGTCGGAGAATTTGTCGAGATTTCTTTGATGCCTACTGGCCTTAAGTGCGGTGTTTTACACAATAGATCGTATCTGCTGGCAGATTGTGGTTTCTCTAAAAATAGCTTGTTATCTGGTTAATGTGACTCTCCCTCTGTAGGGGTGGATTATCCTCACCTTGCTTTCCTAATCCTCTCTGTTCAACAGGCTGATCCTTGGAGGGCAGCTGGAGATTGTGACAGGAGGCTGGGTGATGACGGATGAAGCCAATGTTCACTACTTTGCCATGATAGACCAGCTCATTGAAGGACATCAGTGGCTGGAGAGGAATCTAGGTACTTCACCAATCACAAATGACTCCTTTCTCCAGCCTTTTCAGTcaaatgatgataaaatgttTAAGACGCTCTCTTCTCTCCATGAAGTCTCAGGACTTTTGCCTTCACTCCAGTTCTTTTCACTACATCTATGTCTGAAGTTGAAATGATACTGGCTCTCTCAGTTGTTGATGGTAAAATCTGAGCTTGTCATCccacatgcagcagctgtggccTCTCACTCAGTGGGTGATAAAGTACTTTGTGCTACTTTCAGTGCTCCCTGCTGAGGAGAATGATTTTCTAAAAGATGcaccccttcctctctctgagcaTAAACCTGAACTGCTTGCTTCCTGCTTGCTGTCATAGGTATAACTCCCCGCAGTGGGTGGGCGGTAGACCCTTTTGGTCACAGTGCCACGATGCCCTATCTGCTGAAGCGGGCCAACCTGACCAGCATGCTCATCCAGAGGGTCCACTACTCCATCAAAAAACACTTTGCCTCCACGCGCAGCCTGGAGTTTATGTGGAGGCAGGCCTGGGGTGAGTGGACCAGGGCCAAACGATGTTGTCTGATTCATGTGCTCGTCTTTGTTAAGCTCATTGCAGAGTGAGTCATGCCACTTGTCATGGTGCGTTATAGCCTCAGAGGACCAAtcttcattattatttcttaaTGAACTGGACATCTGCTAAAGATTTACTGTCCATTTGTTCCTAATGGGAAAAATCCTCTGATATTACACTGTTTGATTTGTGATGGCTCTTTTGGAGATTCATTCTGTGATGCAGTGTTGTCATTTACTTTTTGCTTCTTCATCCACAATGACTTCTGACAGTCTGCAGAGAACACTGTGGGTGTGAACTTAAgtcagcaacacattttgtctgtctATGATCACAAATACCGTCCTTAGTCAGAGCAGAACATGCTATATTGGTCTGTTTCATTCTGCTCTTCAAAGCCAGTTGTCTACAATAGATGTCTCTTGAGTAGGGTTGCAATGGGTCTGTACATTTCGGGTAAATTTCCAAGAAAAATTAAGCTGGGAATTTTGGAAAATTTTGCACATTGCAATATAAAAATGTTCCATTTTAGGAACTTCTTTGGGGGGGGGCATGCTCATAAAAAAGCAGTGCTGGGTCTTATGGCATGTTTTGGTTAATTGAATTGTTGTTTCTGCACTCTTCTGACACACTTACAGATAATTTTTCAGcatctctttctgtttgaaGTGTTCTATTTGAAAGATTCCACCTTGAATATTCCTGGGATTTTGCGTCCCTGCTCCTAAGcccatgtttttattgttgctttGCTGCCTCGACAGACTCTGGCTCGAGCACAGACATCTTCTGCCACATGATGCCATTCTACAGCTACGACGTGCCTCACACCTGTGGGCCCGACCCGAAGATCTGCTGCCAGTTCGATTTCAAGCGGTTACCAGGTGGTCGGATAAACTGTCCCTGGAAGGTGCCACCAAAAACTGTGGTGGAGGCCAATGTAGCAGAGAGGTGAGACATGTGGGGGTGACTGCTGAAGGTCTTTCCTGACTTTCTCCGAGAGAACATGTTGTAGTATTAGAGCTGGACTAATCTGTCGGCTGGGCTGAAATTTGATTATCGCAGATATGTCCGTGTTGGTGTAAGTTAGAGCTTATAAATCGATTGTCACAAAGTTAATCTGCCACTATTTTGATTATCTTTTAAGTCACTCATCAAGTAAAAGTGCCAAATATTCTGTCGTCCCAGCTTCTGAGAGGGGAAGAATTgctggttttatttgtcttatGTGATGTTATAATGATGTGatgagacatttgaagacatcagaCATCAATTTAGAATTGGTTGATAATGAAATGATTGTTAGTTACAGCTGCAGTGTATATTTTGGCTGATTAAATAGCAAGAAATGTcagcacagacatgcaaaaaaaaatgtatgaggTCATTTAAAAACAGGGTTTCCATCACATAGTTTGTCCACCGCCTGACAGAGTTATGgttcaactgtaaaatgtcctgctCAGTATGTCTCTTAGTCTAGTATTGAATAACCAAAGTTCAGGGATCCTAATTAAACATAGTTGTTTGTGACATGTTTATGCAAGCAAAATTTGGTTCCAGTGACACAGACTCATGCACAGCAGTTTGGTCGCTGCTGTTAAAACTCCGTTATCTGTACAAATAAACTAAACTTGAACTCGTGCCAATGACAGCAGCCAGCGAAGGTGGATGAACTGACATAGACTGCAGATAGTCTTGCAGTCTCGTTAAGCTGCCATAAGAGGACCTAAAGAATTTTCCAGAGGACATATTTCAGTGGCTAATGGAAAATACCCCCAGGCTTAATTTGGTCCTGCTCTTTCCAAGGTCGTAGTGATTTCCTCCAAAACTGGCGTACGCAAAGCCGGCCAGTTTGGATGCCAAGAAATGTGTCCTCTCAGTtattcctcccctccctctcttcctctctctcaatCAGGGCACACCTGCTCCTGGATCAGTACCGTAAGAAGTCCAAACTGTACCGCAGCAAGGTACTTCTCGTCCCTCTGGGAGATGACTTCCGCTACGACAAGGCTCTGgagtgggatcagcagtacaTCAACTACCAGAAGCTGTTTGACTACATGAATTCTCATCCAGAGTTGCACGTGCAAGTGAGAGAATAATTTTGTCAACTGTCACAAACGGCGTCGcctctttcattgtttttgcgCTTCTCAGTGCGCCGTGTTCCAACTATCTCCGTGTACAACCTTTCTTGTGATAATGAATCATGCAGCGGCGTTTTAACTTGCTGACAGAACAAAGAATCTGTCGCGGCTCGATGTTTGGTTCAGGAGACGCCATGTAAGATGAAAGGCGCATGCATAATAATGAGaacttctccttttctcttctgttgagctgTGTTTCGTGTCGTCTGTCTGGCTCCTCCAGGCTCAGTTTGGGACTCTCACAGACTACTTCAACGCCGTATTCAAAGCGCATGGAGTGGCCCAGGGATCCAGACCGCCGGACTACCCGGTGCTGAGTGGAGATTTCTTTGCCTACGCAGACCGTGAAGACCACTACTGGACTGGCTATTTCACCTCTCGGCCCTTTTACAAGAGCCTGGACCGTGTAATGGAGTCACACCTCAGGTAGGGCAGATTTAATCGCAACTCACTGATGCCTTACACCCTCAATCTGCAGGGTATTAATGATACTGTAGCTGTTGATGTGAGTGAGTTCTACAACCTCGAGTccgctgtgtaaaacgtaaataaagcagaatgggaTCATTTGCTCGTCCTTCTTGACATGCATCCTTTTACATTACAGAGTGTATCCATATGAGGGAGATTTcagagctgtttgctggaaCATAGCAAATAACCTGATTTTTAATCATATGTAATGTCTCAAAGTTTAAGAATGAAATAAGAATGCTGAAAGGACATTTTTCGATACGTATAACTTGAACCCACCTTCGGCTAGCTAACGAAGCTGCTCTCTGTTAATCTACTTCCAGGGGGGCAGAGATCCTCTACAGCCTGGCGGTTGCGAACGCTCGGCATGCTGGCATGGAAGGCCGCTACCCGGTCTCAGATTATGCCCTGCTGGTGGACGCGAGGCGGTCTGTTGGCCTCTTCCAGCATCATGATGCCATCACCGGCACCGCGAAGGAGAATGTTGTCATCGACTACGGCACCAAGTGAGAATCTGAGGGTTTAGGAAGAAATGACGGTGTGGATTGGATAgattgaatttaaaaaaaaaaaaatagtatttacaTGAAATAGAAGAGCTGAACCTCCTCTCACTGTGGCTATTTCATACCAACACGTTCAATAC from Chaetodon auriga isolate fChaAug3 chromosome 6, fChaAug3.hap1, whole genome shotgun sequence encodes the following:
- the man2a2 gene encoding alpha-mannosidase 2x isoform X2 — protein: MKLRKQVTVCGGAIFCVAVFSLYLMLDRVQHDPARRQNGGNFPRSQISVLQNRIEQLEQLLEENHQIISHIKDSVMELTDTGAVSPSGHLPFRSANGSWVLPFDGRPTFLTVKPQDCQFAAGSRGQADVQMLDVYSLLKFDNPDGGVWKQGFDITFDPDEWDNEPLQVFVVPHSHNDPGWIKTFDKYFTDQTQHILNNMVVKLAEDPRRKFIWSEISFFSKWWETADIHKQDAMRKLILGGQLEIVTGGWVMTDEANVHYFAMIDQLIEGHQWLERNLGITPRSGWAVDPFGHSATMPYLLKRANLTSMLIQRVHYSIKKHFASTRSLEFMWRQAWDSGSSTDIFCHMMPFYSYDVPHTCGPDPKICCQFDFKRLPGGRINCPWKVPPKTVVEANVAERAHLLLDQYRKKSKLYRSKVLLVPLGDDFRYDKALEWDQQYINYQKLFDYMNSHPELHVQAQFGTLTDYFNAVFKAHGVAQGSRPPDYPVLSGDFFAYADREDHYWTGYFTSRPFYKSLDRVMESHLRGAEILYSLAVANARHAGMEGRYPVSDYALLVDARRSVGLFQHHDAITGTAKENVVIDYGTKLLRSLIGLKRVIINAAHFLVMKNKEFYRFYQTEPFLETDDRRATQDSLPQRTLIELDPAGPRYLVLFNPIEQERLCVVTVLVNTVRVRVLTEDGQTLPVQLSAQWSSASQMSAEVFEATFMVRLPPLGLAVFHLYDSQDSPMTLRSDTLLRLSGRGATARAVDPLPVRSQQSDPQTFYISSQSLTLGFSGTTGLLESIKRKDDPQEVKVQMQFMVYGTRPSKDKSGAYLFLPDGKAKPYNQKEPPVVRVVEGPLFSEVVAHYQHFQQTIRIHNVPGVDGLSIDMTTMVDIRDQTNKELAMRLVTDIHSGDVFYTDLNGFQMQPRRHYLKLPLQANFYPMPSQAYIQDSHHRLTLHTAQSLGVSSLESGQLEVIMDRRLMQDDNRGLGQGLKDNKKTGNRFRLLLERRSTGNKMMDSATNSFPSILSHMTNTFLNHEVLALPVLPKRRGIPPLQTFAPLKSILPCDFHLLNLRSIQSQQDPHSPSPYTALLLHRLALDCGLEAQNLGFNCTTTQGQLNVSGLFKNLDLQLLQPMSLTLMHSSTPLANDSSISLDPMEISAFKLKLR